The following are encoded together in the Lathyrus oleraceus cultivar Zhongwan6 chromosome 3, CAAS_Psat_ZW6_1.0, whole genome shotgun sequence genome:
- the LOC127128220 gene encoding probable metal-nicotianamine transporter YSL6, giving the protein MGTETTSMDHITEPLIQDPQIHNEKTEFLSEPVPEWKEQITIRGLVVSAVLGCLFCIITHKLNLTVGIIPSLNVAAGLLGFFFVKTWTGLLTKIGFFTKPFTRQENTVIQTCVVACYGLAFSGGFGSSLIAMDQKTYELIGPDYPGNRAEDVINPGLGWMIGFMFVVSFLGLFSLVPLRKVMVLDYKLTYPSGTATAMLINSFHTKTGAELAGNQVRQLGKYLSISFFWSCFKWFFSGIGDSCGFDNFPSFGLTLFKNTFYFDFSPTYVGCGLICPHIVNCSVFLGAIISWGFLWPFVSKHAGDWYPADLGNNDFKGLYGYKVFISIAIILGDGIYNLVKIIVITIREMWRTSSKQNSLPVVTEVPVGDSSELQLEEKKRNEIFLKDGIPTWFAASGYVGLAAISIVTIPFIFPPLKWYLVLCSYILAPALAFCNSYGTGLTDWSLASTYGKIGLFIIAAAVGTNGGVIAGVASCAVMMSIVSTAADLMQDFKTGYLTLSSAKSMFVSQLIGTAMGCIIAPLTFWMFWTAFDIGSPDGPYKAPYAVIFREMAILGVEGFSELPKYCMEMCGGFFAGALAINLIRDVTPQKYSQYIPIPMAMAVPFYIGAYFAVDMFIGTVILFVWEQVNRKDSEDYAGAVASGLICGDGIWTIPSAILSILRINPPICMYFGPSSSS; this is encoded by the exons ATGGGTACCGAAACAACATCAATGGATCACATCACGGAACCTTTGATTCAAGATCCACAAATCCACAACGAAAAGACTGAATTTTTATCCGAACCAGTTCCTGAATGGAAGGAACAGATCACAATTAGAGGGTTGGTTGTCAGTGCGGTTTTGGGGTGTTTGTTTTGTATCATCACTCATAAACTCAATCTCACTGTTGGGATTATTCCTTCCCTTAACGTTGCTGCTGGTTTGCTTGGTTTCTTCTTTGTCAAGACATGGACTGGTTTGTTGACGAAGATTGGGTTTTTTACTAAGCCGTTTACTAGGCAGGAGAATACGGTTATTCAGACTTGTGTTGTTGCTTGCTATGGCCTTGCTTTTAGTG GGGGTTTTGGTTCATCCTTGATTGCTATGGATCAAAAAACATATGAACTCATTGGTCCGGATTATCCTGGTAATAGAGCTGAAGATGTTATAAATCCCGGCTTGGGATGGATGATCGGTTTCATGTTTGTTGTCAGTTTCCTTGGTCTTTTTAGTCTTGTGCCACTTCGTAAG GTTATGGTTTTGGATTATAAGCTTACGTATCCCAGTGGAACAGCCACAGCGATGCTAATCAACAGTTTCCATACAAAAACTGGAGCAGAACTTGCAGG GAACCAAGTTCGGCAACTTGGAAAATATTTAAGCATAAGTTTCTTCTGGAGCTGCTTTAAGTGGTTCTTCAGTGGAATTGGAGATTCATGTGGATTTGATAATTTTCCTAGCTTTGGTTTGACACTATTTAAGAACAC ATTCTACTTTGACTTCAGTCCAACTTATGTTGGATGTGGTCTTATCTGCCCTCATATAGTGAATTGCTCTGTTTTCCTTGGAGCCATTATTTCGTGGGGTTTTCTGTGGCCTTTCGTCTCCAAGCATGCCGGGGACTGGTATCCAGCTGACCTTGGTAACAATGATTTCAAAGGTCTTTATGGATACAAG GTATTTATATCTATTGCCATTATTTTAGGAGATGGTATTTACAATCTAGTTAAAATTATAGTGATAACCATTAGGGAGATGTGGAGGACAAGCTCCAAACAGAACAGCCTTCCTGTTGTGACCGAGGTTCCTG TTGGTGATAGTTCTGAACTGCAATTAGAAGAAAAGAAAAGGAATGAAATATTTTTGAAGGACGGGATACCAACCTGGTTTGCAGCATCTGGATACGTAGGCTTGGCAGCGATATCCATCGTAACAATACCATTTATTTTCCCTCCTCTTAAATGGTACTTGGTTCTATGTTCTTACATCCTTGCCCCTGCCCTTGCCTTTTGCAACTCTTACGGCACGGGGCTCACGGATTGGAGTCTTGCTTCCACATACGGCAAAATCGGTCTTTTCATCATTGCGGCAGCAGTTGGCACAAACGGAGGGGTGATTGCAGGTGTAGCGTCTTGTGCTGTGATGATGTCCATCGTTTCAACCGCAGCCGATCTCATGCAAGATTTCAAGACAGGTTACCTCACTCTCTCGTCGGCAAAATCCATGTTCGTGAGCCAGTTGATAGGAACAGCTATGGGCTGTATAATTGCTCCCCTCACATTCTGGATGTTCTGGACTGCATTCGATATCGGATCCCCCGATGGCCCTTATAAAGCACCGTACGCAGTTATATTCAGGGAAATGGCCATTCTTGGTGTCGAGGGATTCTCAGAGCTTCCAAAGTATTGCATGGAAATGTGCGGCGGTTTCTTCGCAGGGGCATTGGCTATCAATCTTATAAGGGACGTGACTCCGCAGAAATACTCACAGTACATTCCAATTCCAATGGCAATGGCAGTTCCTTTCTACATTGGTGCTTACTTTGCAGTTGATATGTTTATTGGAACTGTAATATTGTTTGTGTGGGAACAAGTGAATAGAAAAGATTCAGAAGATTATGCAGGAGCTGTTGCTTCTGGTTTGATATGTGGTGATGGGATATGGACTATTCCTTCAGCGATTCTCTCTATTTTGAGGATAAATCCACCAATTTGCATGTACTTCGGGCCTTCCTCAAGCAGCTGA